The following proteins come from a genomic window of Ornithinimicrobium cryptoxanthini:
- a CDS encoding 3-methyladenine DNA glycosylase codes for MTTQVLPASDWRSRAEEHEAAVDALTAARLERRTDGRKHPVEDFLFEYYHHRPGQLRRWHPGAEVALEGAAERADWPFYAYAEGRARVDVASFVAKRESVLLFVRALLTSTLSRPGRFGCFGLHEWAMVYRADDEAIRHGGWPLRLGPDGTNEVVEQATITCSHFDAYRFFTPDAAHLNTLAPTREQQVAMEQPGCLHAGMDVYKWCFKLSPLVPSDLTLDAFRLAREIRELDMRAAPYDLTELGYEPVRIETPEGRAEYAAAQRRFSERSNDLRRRLLDILAGS; via the coding sequence GTGACGACCCAGGTGCTGCCCGCGAGCGACTGGCGCTCGCGTGCCGAGGAGCACGAGGCGGCCGTCGATGCGCTGACCGCGGCCCGCCTCGAGCGCCGCACGGACGGGCGCAAGCACCCGGTCGAGGACTTCCTGTTCGAGTACTACCACCACCGCCCCGGACAGCTGCGCCGCTGGCACCCGGGCGCCGAGGTCGCGCTCGAGGGCGCGGCAGAGCGGGCGGACTGGCCGTTCTATGCGTATGCCGAGGGCCGGGCACGCGTCGACGTCGCCTCGTTCGTCGCCAAGCGGGAGTCGGTGCTGCTCTTCGTGCGGGCACTGCTGACCTCGACGCTGTCCCGTCCGGGCCGGTTCGGCTGCTTCGGCCTGCACGAGTGGGCGATGGTCTATCGCGCTGATGACGAGGCGATCCGCCACGGTGGCTGGCCGCTGCGGCTGGGCCCGGACGGCACCAACGAGGTCGTCGAGCAGGCCACGATCACCTGCTCACACTTTGACGCCTACCGGTTCTTCACCCCGGACGCGGCACATCTGAACACGCTGGCGCCCACCCGCGAGCAGCAGGTCGCGATGGAGCAGCCGGGGTGCCTGCACGCAGGCATGGATGTCTACAAGTGGTGCTTCAAGCTGTCGCCACTGGTGCCGAGCGACCTGACCCTGGACGCCTTCCGGCTGGCCCGCGAGATCCGCGAGCTCGACATGCGGGCCGCGCCCTACGACCTGACCGAGCTCGGCTACGAACCGGTCCGCATCGAGACCCCCGAGGGTCGGGCGGAGTATGCCGCCGCCCAACGTCGCTTCAGCGAGCGCTCCAACGACCTGCGCCGCCGGCTCCTGGACATCCTCGCCGGGAGCTAG
- a CDS encoding type II toxin-antitoxin system VapC family toxin yields the protein MSTVFVDTSVLLLAQGGPHPLREGCRLFLSRCQAQSVEIHVSVAALQEFTSHRLRARPRRQVLHEAALLRRGLVLHPFDEQVLDAMLTLLEGSDLGGRDAVHAATATVAGFDHLVTTDRDFTGVPGLTSVDPAEWLLD from the coding sequence GTGAGCACGGTCTTTGTCGACACCTCCGTCCTGCTCCTTGCCCAGGGTGGACCGCACCCGTTGCGCGAGGGGTGCCGCCTGTTCCTGAGCCGGTGCCAGGCACAGAGTGTGGAGATCCATGTGAGCGTCGCAGCGCTGCAGGAGTTCACCTCTCACCGCCTGCGTGCCCGCCCGCGTCGTCAGGTGCTCCACGAGGCCGCCCTGCTGCGGCGCGGTCTCGTGCTCCACCCCTTTGATGAGCAGGTGCTCGACGCGATGCTCACCCTGCTGGAAGGGTCGGACCTGGGGGGACGGGACGCCGTCCACGCAGCGACCGCAACCGTGGCTGGCTTTGACCACCTCGTCACGACTGACCGTGATTTCACGGGAGTCCCGGGGCTGACCTCCGTTGACCCGGCGGAGTGGTTGTTGGACTAG
- a CDS encoding cytochrome P450, with amino-acid sequence MSSRFLDLADPTFDVTGPEVIGAREESWWARTSYGHAVLRHAEVTALLKDRRFRQGNARWPSQNGIHSGMFSDWWHKVLLSLEGEDHLRMRRLLNPAFKQGVISAMVPSFTQLAHELVDGFSERGSVEFIKEFAEPYASRILCRLVGLPESEWEQVAHWADDLGKSFGVRVKEDLPRIETALEGLYGYCDDVVRDRTAHPRDDLVSDLVRHQQEGKLSPEELSVALVFLIFAGMETTRNQLGLALQTLFAHPGQWELLAADPDLGRNTVEEVMRVNPTVTWITREALEDVVLGDELQLSAGDIVQVLSHSAGTDPRAQPDPTFDITVEHPMHMGFGGGVHHCLGHWVARMDMAVALPILAARMPDARADGPGNWLPMSGNTGAISFPIAFTPTPRLGPQ; translated from the coding sequence ATGAGCAGCCGATTCCTCGACCTGGCCGACCCGACCTTCGACGTGACAGGCCCCGAGGTGATCGGCGCCCGCGAGGAGTCCTGGTGGGCGCGCACCAGCTATGGGCACGCCGTCCTGCGCCACGCCGAGGTGACCGCACTGCTCAAGGACCGCCGCTTCCGGCAGGGCAACGCCAGGTGGCCGTCCCAGAACGGCATCCACTCCGGCATGTTCAGCGACTGGTGGCACAAGGTGCTGCTCTCGCTCGAGGGTGAGGACCACCTGCGGATGCGCCGCCTGCTCAACCCCGCCTTCAAGCAGGGTGTCATCTCAGCGATGGTGCCGTCTTTCACCCAGCTGGCCCACGAGCTCGTCGACGGGTTCAGCGAGCGCGGTTCGGTGGAGTTCATCAAGGAGTTCGCCGAGCCCTATGCCTCACGCATCCTGTGCCGCCTCGTCGGGCTGCCCGAGAGCGAGTGGGAGCAGGTCGCGCACTGGGCCGACGACCTGGGCAAGAGCTTCGGCGTGCGGGTCAAGGAGGACCTGCCGCGGATCGAGACCGCACTGGAGGGGCTCTATGGCTACTGCGACGACGTGGTCCGCGACCGCACCGCACACCCGCGCGACGACCTGGTCTCGGACCTGGTGCGCCACCAGCAGGAGGGCAAGCTCTCCCCCGAGGAGCTGTCGGTCGCGCTGGTGTTCCTGATCTTCGCCGGCATGGAGACCACGCGCAACCAGCTGGGCCTGGCCCTGCAGACCCTCTTTGCCCACCCCGGCCAGTGGGAGCTGCTGGCCGCAGATCCCGACCTCGGGCGCAACACCGTCGAGGAGGTCATGCGGGTGAACCCGACGGTCACCTGGATCACGCGGGAGGCCCTTGAGGACGTCGTGCTGGGCGACGAGCTGCAGCTGAGCGCCGGCGACATCGTCCAGGTCCTCTCCCACAGCGCCGGCACCGACCCCCGCGCCCAACCGGACCCGACCTTCGACATCACGGTCGAGCACCCGATGCACATGGGTTTCGGCGGCGGCGTGCACCACTGCCTCGGCCACTGGGTCGCCCGGATGGACATGGCCGTCGCCCTGCCGATCCTCGCCGCGCGGATGCCCGATGCGCGCGCCGACGGCCCCGGCAACTGGCTGCCCATGTCGGGCAACACCGGCGCGATCAGCTTCCCGATCGCCTTCACGCCGACACCGCGGCTCGGTCCTCAGTGA
- a CDS encoding GyrI-like domain-containing protein, with translation MKIDLKKDLKALYQPGSADFTEVEVPPRDYLALDGHGDPNTSPDYAAAVSALYASGYAVKSALRARSGEDFVVGPLEGLWTSSDPTSFADRRKGEWDWTMLIPLPDVVSAEDVAQGLAVAAGKKPELPVDQVRHVVLEEGDCLQIMHLGSFDDEGPVLARLHHEVMPARGLTFNGPHHEIYLSDPRRVAPERMRTVLRQPVCPVA, from the coding sequence GTGAAGATCGATCTCAAGAAGGATCTCAAGGCGCTCTATCAGCCCGGCTCCGCAGACTTCACCGAGGTGGAGGTCCCGCCGCGCGACTACCTGGCGCTCGACGGGCACGGCGACCCCAACACGTCACCGGACTATGCCGCGGCGGTGTCCGCTCTCTATGCCAGCGGGTATGCCGTGAAGTCCGCCCTGCGGGCACGTTCGGGGGAGGACTTCGTGGTCGGTCCGCTGGAGGGGTTGTGGACCAGCAGCGACCCCACCTCCTTTGCCGACCGCCGCAAGGGCGAGTGGGACTGGACGATGCTGATCCCGCTCCCGGACGTCGTGAGCGCCGAGGACGTCGCGCAGGGTCTCGCGGTTGCGGCCGGCAAGAAGCCGGAGCTGCCGGTCGATCAGGTCCGGCACGTCGTGCTGGAGGAGGGCGACTGCCTGCAGATTATGCACCTCGGCAGCTTTGACGACGAGGGACCGGTGCTGGCCCGGCTGCACCACGAGGTCATGCCGGCGCGCGGGCTGACCTTCAACGGACCGCACCACGAGATCTATCTGAGTGACCCTCGCCGGGTCGCGCCCGAGCGGATGCGGACCGTGCTGCGCCAGCCGGTGTGCCCGGTCGCCTAG
- a CDS encoding branched-chain amino acid aminotransferase has product MTTQTAPTFTVEQRPDPATDEQVAELLANPAFGAKFTDHMALVDWSKDGGWAHPRITAYGPIPLEPAASVFHYGQEIFEGMKAYRHADGSVWTFRPEQNADRFARSARRLALPELPEDLFLESLRALVEVDQRWVPGQELGEVSLYLRPFMIATEQALGVRPANRALFCVIASPAGVYFPGGLKPVNIWLSEEFARAAPGGTGTAKCGGNYAASLAAQAEGIDNGCDQVAFLDAIEKKWVEELGGMNLFFAYRDGSIVTPELSGTILEGVTRNSLIELARERGHEVIERKYSIDEWRADAQSGDLVEVFACGTAAVIVPVGTLKWRGGEVTMGGGELAGDLRNALLDIQYGRVEDTHGWMHQLV; this is encoded by the coding sequence ATGACCACCCAGACCGCACCGACCTTCACCGTCGAGCAGCGGCCCGACCCGGCCACCGACGAGCAGGTCGCCGAGCTCCTGGCCAACCCGGCCTTCGGGGCGAAGTTCACCGACCACATGGCGTTGGTCGACTGGAGCAAGGACGGCGGCTGGGCCCATCCGCGCATAACGGCCTACGGCCCGATCCCGCTGGAGCCGGCGGCGTCGGTCTTCCACTACGGCCAGGAGATCTTCGAGGGGATGAAGGCCTACCGGCACGCCGACGGGTCGGTCTGGACGTTCCGTCCTGAGCAGAACGCAGACCGGTTTGCCCGTTCGGCCCGTCGGCTGGCGCTGCCGGAGCTGCCCGAGGACCTGTTCCTGGAGTCGCTGCGCGCCCTGGTCGAGGTGGACCAGCGCTGGGTGCCGGGTCAGGAGCTGGGCGAGGTCAGCCTCTATCTGCGCCCGTTCATGATCGCCACCGAGCAGGCACTGGGGGTGCGGCCGGCCAACCGGGCGCTCTTCTGCGTGATCGCCTCACCGGCCGGCGTCTATTTCCCCGGTGGTCTGAAGCCGGTCAACATCTGGCTGTCCGAGGAGTTCGCACGTGCGGCCCCCGGGGGCACCGGCACCGCCAAGTGTGGCGGCAACTATGCCGCGTCGCTGGCCGCGCAGGCCGAGGGCATCGACAACGGCTGTGACCAGGTGGCCTTCCTCGACGCGATCGAGAAGAAGTGGGTCGAGGAGCTGGGCGGGATGAACCTGTTCTTCGCCTATCGCGACGGCTCGATCGTCACGCCCGAGCTGAGCGGCACGATCCTCGAGGGCGTCACGCGCAACTCGCTGATCGAGCTGGCCCGCGAGCGCGGCCATGAGGTCATCGAGCGGAAGTACTCCATCGACGAGTGGCGCGCCGACGCTCAGAGCGGCGACCTGGTCGAGGTCTTCGCGTGCGGCACCGCGGCGGTGATCGTCCCTGTCGGCACGCTCAAGTGGCGTGGCGGCGAGGTCACCATGGGCGGCGGCGAGCTTGCGGGCGACCTGCGCAACGCGCTGCTGGACATCCAGTATGGCCGCGTCGAGGACACGCACGGCTGGATGCACCAATTGGTCTGA
- a CDS encoding SixA phosphatase family protein, with protein sequence MNTGTRTLILVRHAKTEQVPGKVDHDRELLPRGEGDARAGGAWIVEHGLVPHLVLCSTATRAQQTWQQMAEGGQLRDVEVWSDRRIYNAYPDEILEVVREAPEDVRTVMVVGHAPGIPSLAVGLADESDSDASSLATLREGMPTGVGAVLEWDGPWADLDAESARLVGVHRWRQEGA encoded by the coding sequence ATGAACACTGGGACCCGAACCCTCATCCTGGTGCGGCACGCGAAGACCGAGCAGGTGCCCGGCAAGGTCGACCATGACCGCGAGCTCCTCCCACGGGGCGAGGGTGACGCCCGCGCAGGGGGAGCGTGGATCGTCGAGCACGGGTTGGTGCCCCACCTGGTGCTCTGCTCCACCGCCACCCGCGCGCAACAGACCTGGCAACAGATGGCCGAGGGCGGCCAGCTGCGCGACGTCGAGGTGTGGAGCGACCGCCGGATCTACAACGCCTATCCCGACGAGATCCTCGAGGTCGTGCGCGAGGCGCCGGAGGACGTGCGCACCGTGATGGTGGTCGGGCACGCTCCCGGGATCCCTTCTCTGGCAGTCGGACTCGCCGACGAGTCAGACTCTGACGCCAGCTCGCTGGCGACCCTGCGCGAGGGAATGCCCACAGGGGTTGGCGCCGTGCTGGAGTGGGACGGGCCCTGGGCCGACCTGGACGCGGAGTCCGCCAGGCTGGTCGGCGTGCACCGGTGGCGGCAGGAGGGGGCGTGA
- a CDS encoding 2-hydroxyacid dehydrogenase translates to MPVISVPSFLADLMEPIEGAEVVTWDMREAPPRDDLELVVVPQFNAPRVKRLDELGSLRGVITLTAGYEHVTPHLPPGVPLANAVGVHDSATSEMALTLMLAAQRDIPASVRAQDAGHWGKQQVTRSLADSRVLIVGYGGIGRALAARLLACEAAVTAVASQARDGDEYVDRVHPVDDLSVLLPDCDIIVLAVPLLPSTRGLLSAPQLRLLPDDALVVNVGRGALVDTDALQAQCASGRLRAALDVTDPEPLPEGHPLWSTPGVLITPHRGGSSTAFPPRGAAYAAEQIRTLVRSGHIDHVVATGQER, encoded by the coding sequence GTGCCTGTCATCAGCGTGCCGAGCTTCCTGGCAGACCTCATGGAGCCCATCGAGGGCGCCGAGGTCGTCACCTGGGACATGCGAGAGGCGCCACCGCGGGATGACCTCGAGCTCGTCGTGGTCCCGCAGTTCAACGCACCTCGCGTCAAGCGCCTCGATGAGCTGGGCTCGCTGCGCGGTGTGATCACCCTGACTGCTGGCTATGAACACGTCACGCCTCACCTGCCGCCAGGGGTCCCCCTGGCCAACGCCGTCGGCGTGCACGACTCGGCCACCTCCGAGATGGCCCTGACCCTGATGCTCGCCGCCCAGCGCGACATCCCCGCCTCCGTGCGTGCGCAGGACGCCGGGCACTGGGGGAAGCAGCAGGTCACGCGCTCCCTCGCCGACTCACGGGTGCTGATCGTCGGCTATGGCGGGATCGGCCGGGCCCTGGCCGCTCGTCTGCTGGCCTGCGAGGCCGCCGTCACCGCCGTGGCCAGCCAGGCCCGCGACGGCGATGAGTATGTCGACAGGGTCCACCCCGTCGACGACCTGTCAGTGCTCCTCCCGGACTGCGACATCATCGTCCTGGCGGTGCCGCTGCTGCCGAGCACACGAGGGCTGCTCAGCGCTCCGCAGCTCCGGTTGCTGCCCGACGACGCCCTGGTCGTCAACGTGGGGCGCGGTGCTCTGGTCGACACGGACGCGCTGCAGGCTCAGTGCGCGTCGGGGCGGTTGCGCGCGGCCCTCGACGTCACCGACCCCGAGCCGCTGCCGGAGGGGCACCCACTGTGGAGCACACCGGGCGTCCTGATCACGCCGCACCGCGGCGGCAGCAGCACCGCCTTCCCCCCGCGGGGTGCGGCCTATGCCGCCGAGCAGATCAGGACCTTGGTCCGCAGCGGACACATCGACCACGTCGTCGCCACAGGTCAGGAGCGGTGA
- a CDS encoding PQQ-dependent sugar dehydrogenase, with the protein MATVTRRPPTVLLAAIAVGSMVGACSSDVDRTPATPAAATAGETPTRGTMTNDGSQTDTPDQTPTTAEAVQVVATGFEVPWGLVALDDGSLLVGERDTAEVFHVVPGADPERVTIVPGVSPGGEGGLLGLAVPADSSWHEGEPGEFFAYATTDTDNRVLRVEPGVVTGDGREEPSVEVVLEGIPKAGNHNGGRIEFGPDGHLYVTTGDASDGAQAQDGQSLAGKILRITPSGEPAPDNPDPSSPIWSLGHRNVQGLDWDQAGRLWASEFGQNALDELNLIHPGDNFGWPQFEGPGGEPAFSDPVISWPTSEASPSGLAVGRDGSVYVAALRGQSLWRVPVQDRGTGTDRASVTVGEPERLLEGEFGRLRSVVSGVDGKLWVLTSNTFRGDPAEEDDRLLLIPDPAALAPSTQVAPAG; encoded by the coding sequence ATGGCGACCGTGACCCGCCGACCTCCCACCGTCCTGCTGGCAGCCATCGCCGTGGGGTCGATGGTCGGCGCGTGCAGCAGCGATGTCGACCGGACTCCCGCGACTCCTGCGGCGGCCACCGCCGGTGAGACCCCGACAAGGGGCACCATGACCAACGATGGCTCGCAGACGGACACTCCTGACCAGACGCCGACGACGGCGGAAGCGGTCCAGGTGGTCGCCACCGGCTTCGAGGTGCCGTGGGGGCTGGTCGCCCTCGACGACGGGAGCCTGCTGGTCGGTGAGCGTGACACCGCCGAGGTCTTCCACGTCGTGCCGGGAGCCGACCCTGAGCGCGTCACCATCGTGCCCGGGGTCAGCCCTGGAGGTGAGGGGGGTCTGCTCGGCCTGGCGGTGCCGGCGGACTCGTCCTGGCACGAGGGTGAGCCGGGTGAGTTCTTCGCCTATGCCACGACCGACACCGACAACCGCGTGCTGCGCGTGGAGCCGGGCGTGGTCACCGGGGACGGCCGGGAGGAACCCTCGGTGGAGGTCGTCCTCGAGGGCATCCCCAAGGCGGGCAACCACAACGGCGGGCGCATCGAGTTCGGCCCGGACGGCCATCTCTATGTCACCACTGGCGACGCCTCCGACGGCGCCCAGGCCCAGGACGGCCAGTCGCTCGCCGGCAAGATCCTGCGGATCACGCCTAGCGGGGAGCCCGCGCCGGACAACCCTGACCCCTCCTCACCGATCTGGTCGCTGGGGCACCGCAACGTGCAGGGGCTGGACTGGGACCAGGCAGGGCGGCTGTGGGCCAGCGAGTTCGGGCAGAACGCTCTCGACGAGCTCAACCTGATCCATCCCGGCGACAACTTCGGCTGGCCGCAGTTCGAGGGCCCGGGCGGGGAGCCCGCCTTCAGCGACCCGGTCATCAGCTGGCCGACCTCCGAGGCCTCACCGTCCGGGCTCGCGGTCGGCCGGGACGGCAGTGTGTATGTCGCGGCGCTGCGTGGTCAGTCGCTCTGGCGGGTGCCGGTGCAGGACCGCGGCACCGGCACGGACCGGGCGTCGGTGACGGTGGGCGAGCCGGAGCGTTTGCTCGAGGGTGAGTTTGGCCGGCTGCGCAGCGTGGTCAGCGGCGTCGACGGGAAGCTGTGGGTGCTGACCAGCAACACCTTCCGCGGCGACCCGGCCGAGGAGGACGACCGGCTGCTGCTGATCCCGGATCCCGCTGCCCTGGCCCCCTCGACACAGGTCGCCCCCGCCGGCTGA
- a CDS encoding acyl-CoA dehydrogenase family protein, whose amino-acid sequence MPAPGAQPTPDALPSPGVLLTDELLGRIRDRAAQVDRDNGFPHEDLADLAEVGYLRAMVPTEFGGLGLTLEQLTREQMRLAGAAPATALSINMHHVWMGVARVVHATGDESMDWVFADAAAGEVFGFGISEAGNDLVLFGSRTEARPDGSGGFSFHGTKIFTSLAPAWTRLGTFGTDSTGEEPMSVFGFITRDGGGFEIKDDWDTMGMRGSQSRTTILSGAHAPADRVVRRIPPGPTADPFVFGIFASFELLLASVYTGIAQRALDLAVATVQKRTSMKNKGAPYAHDPDIRWRLADAAIELDAIHPQIAALAHDVDAGVDRGAMWMPQLSAVKSRATETALSVVTKAIRASGGSSYFTGNELSRLYRDVLAGIFHPSDDESVHGAWANALLGPVPES is encoded by the coding sequence ATGCCCGCCCCTGGTGCCCAGCCCACCCCGGATGCCCTGCCAAGTCCTGGTGTCCTTCTCACCGACGAGTTGCTCGGGCGGATCCGCGACCGCGCCGCCCAGGTCGACCGCGACAACGGCTTCCCGCACGAGGACCTGGCCGACCTTGCCGAGGTCGGCTATCTGCGGGCGATGGTGCCGACCGAGTTCGGCGGCCTGGGGCTGACGCTTGAGCAGCTGACCCGCGAGCAGATGCGGCTGGCCGGTGCCGCACCTGCGACGGCGCTCTCGATCAATATGCACCACGTGTGGATGGGGGTCGCCCGGGTGGTGCACGCGACCGGCGACGAGTCGATGGACTGGGTGTTCGCCGACGCGGCGGCCGGAGAGGTGTTCGGCTTCGGGATCTCCGAGGCCGGCAACGACCTGGTGCTCTTCGGCTCCCGCACCGAGGCCCGTCCCGACGGCTCAGGCGGCTTCAGCTTCCACGGCACCAAGATCTTCACCTCCCTGGCACCGGCCTGGACGCGGCTGGGCACCTTTGGCACGGACAGCACCGGTGAGGAGCCGATGTCTGTCTTTGGCTTCATCACCCGCGACGGTGGTGGCTTCGAGATCAAGGACGACTGGGACACCATGGGCATGCGCGGCAGCCAGTCCCGCACGACCATCCTCTCCGGGGCGCATGCCCCGGCGGACCGGGTGGTCCGTCGGATCCCGCCGGGGCCGACGGCCGACCCGTTCGTCTTCGGGATCTTCGCCAGCTTCGAGCTGCTCCTGGCCTCGGTCTACACCGGCATCGCCCAGCGAGCCCTGGACCTCGCCGTCGCGACCGTCCAGAAGCGCACCTCGATGAAGAACAAGGGTGCGCCGTATGCCCATGACCCAGACATCCGGTGGCGCCTGGCCGACGCGGCGATCGAGCTGGACGCCATTCACCCGCAGATCGCCGCGCTGGCCCACGACGTCGACGCCGGGGTGGACCGCGGCGCGATGTGGATGCCGCAGCTGTCGGCCGTGAAGTCCCGTGCGACCGAGACCGCACTGTCGGTGGTGACGAAGGCCATCCGGGCCAGTGGCGGGTCCTCCTACTTCACCGGCAACGAGCTGTCGCGGCTCTATCGTGACGTGCTGGCCGGGATCTTCCACCCCAGCGACGACGAGTCGGTGCACGGCGCCTGGGCGAACGCGCTCCTCGGACCGGTCCCTGAGTCATGA
- the gatB gene encoding Asp-tRNA(Asn)/Glu-tRNA(Gln) amidotransferase subunit GatB yields MSTHTVDAVVDYDELLTRYDPVLGLEVHVELNTATKMFCGCATGFGAEPNSQTCPVCLGLPGALPVVNATAVESAIRIGLALNCQIADWCRFARKNYFYPDMPKNFQTSQYDEPIAFEGYLDVDLDDGTVFRVEIERAHMEEDTGKSTHIGGATGRIHGADYSLVDFNRAGIPLIEIVTKPITGAGERAPEVARAYVSALRDLLKALAVSEVKMEQGNVRCDANVSLRPKAGEDATSAEQLAVPLGTRTETKNVNSLRSVERAVRYEMCRHAAVLDSGESILQETRHWHEDTGVTTSGRPKSDADDYRYFPEPDLVPVAPTRERVEELRATLPEPPAERRKRLQGDWGFSDLEMRDVLNAGAVEVIEETVAAGATPAAARKWWTGDLARRANEAGTAVTELGVTTAHIAELDGLVRDGRLNDSMARQVMEGVLAGEGGPTQVADALGLELVQDDGALEAAVDQVIEANPDVAQKVRDGKVQAAGALIGQVMKEMRGQADAAKARELIVRKLT; encoded by the coding sequence ATGAGCACCCACACCGTCGATGCTGTCGTCGACTATGACGAGCTCCTGACCAGGTATGACCCGGTCCTGGGCCTGGAGGTCCACGTCGAGCTGAACACCGCGACCAAGATGTTCTGCGGGTGCGCCACCGGCTTCGGGGCCGAGCCCAACAGCCAGACCTGCCCGGTGTGCCTGGGGCTGCCCGGTGCGCTGCCGGTCGTCAATGCGACTGCGGTGGAGTCGGCGATCCGCATCGGCCTGGCGCTGAACTGCCAGATCGCGGACTGGTGCCGGTTCGCGCGCAAGAACTACTTCTATCCCGACATGCCCAAGAACTTCCAGACCAGCCAGTATGACGAGCCGATCGCCTTCGAGGGCTACCTGGACGTGGACCTCGATGACGGGACCGTCTTCCGGGTCGAGATCGAGCGTGCCCACATGGAGGAGGACACCGGCAAGTCGACGCACATCGGTGGTGCCACGGGCCGGATCCACGGTGCGGACTACTCGCTGGTCGACTTCAACCGCGCCGGCATCCCACTGATCGAGATCGTCACCAAGCCGATCACGGGCGCGGGGGAGCGGGCGCCCGAGGTGGCGCGTGCCTATGTGTCCGCGCTGCGCGACCTGCTCAAGGCGCTCGCGGTGTCCGAGGTCAAGATGGAGCAGGGCAACGTGCGCTGCGACGCTAACGTCTCGCTGCGCCCCAAGGCTGGTGAAGACGCGACGTCGGCGGAGCAGCTGGCCGTGCCGCTGGGCACCCGCACCGAGACCAAGAACGTCAACTCGTTGCGCTCGGTCGAGCGGGCCGTGCGCTATGAGATGTGCCGGCACGCGGCGGTGCTCGACTCCGGGGAGAGCATCCTGCAGGAGACCCGGCACTGGCACGAGGACACCGGCGTCACCACGTCTGGGCGGCCGAAGTCCGATGCTGACGACTACCGCTACTTCCCCGAGCCGGACCTGGTGCCGGTCGCGCCGACGCGGGAGCGGGTCGAGGAGCTGCGCGCGACCCTGCCGGAGCCTCCGGCCGAGCGACGCAAGCGGCTGCAGGGCGACTGGGGCTTCTCGGACCTGGAGATGCGCGACGTGCTCAACGCCGGTGCGGTCGAGGTCATCGAGGAGACCGTCGCGGCAGGGGCGACGCCGGCTGCTGCCCGCAAGTGGTGGACCGGTGACCTGGCCCGTCGCGCCAACGAGGCAGGCACGGCGGTGACCGAGCTCGGCGTGACCACGGCGCACATCGCAGAGCTGGACGGGCTGGTGCGCGACGGGCGGCTCAATGACTCGATGGCCCGCCAGGTCATGGAGGGCGTGCTGGCCGGTGAGGGTGGTCCGACGCAGGTCGCCGACGCCCTCGGACTGGAGCTGGTCCAGGACGACGGCGCCCTCGAGGCCGCCGTGGACCAGGTGATCGAGGCCAACCCCGATGTCGCACAGAAGGTGCGGGACGGCAAGGTCCAGGCTGCCGGTGCCCTCATCGGGCAGGTGATGAAGGAGATGCGCGGTCAGGCCGACGCGGCCAAGGCCCGCGAGCTCATTGTGCGAAAACTCACCTAA